A region of the Sphingobium yanoikuyae genome:
GCTGGTGCCGGATCGGGTCTTCTTCGAGCATCTGGCCAATCGTCGCTTCGTGGCCGGCCGCTTCATCCGCACCCCCGAGCAGATCGATTATCTGCAGGAGCCGGACATCTTCCACGATGTCTTCGGCCATGTGCCGCTGCTCGCGAACCCGGTCTTCGCCGACTATATGCAGGCCTATGGCCAGGGCGGGTTGCGCGCCGCCGATCTGGGTGCGATCGAGCGGCTGGCCCGGCTCTACTGGTATACGGTCGAATTCGGCCTGATCCGCCGGCCCGAGGGGCTGCGCCTCTATGGCGCAGGCATCGTCTCCTCCTATGGCGAATCCGTCTTCGCGCTCGACGATCCCTCGCCCAATCGGCTCGGCTTCGACCTCAGGCGGTTGATGCGCACCCGCTATCGCATCGACGATTATCAGCAGAGCTATTTCGTCATCGACAGTTTCGAGGATCTGCTGCGCCAGACGGTCGAGACCGACTTCGCCCCGCTTTACGCGCAACTGGCGGGGCAGCCCGATTTCGCGACCGATGCGATCGCCGACACCGACATCATCTACACCCGTGGCACCCAGGCCTATGCCCGTGCCCGCGCTTCTGAGGTTCTATGACAGACACGACCCTTCTTGCCCCGGCGCCCGGCCGGTCCCTGTTCGGTGCGCTCGATCGCCAGGCGCCCGACGCGCTGCTGGGGCTGATCGCGCAATATCGCGCCGATCCGCGCGCCGACAAGATTGACCTGGGCGTCGGCGTCTATCGCGACGAAGTGGGCGCGACCCCGGTGATGCGCACGGTGAAGGCGGCCGAAGCGGTGCTGCTGGCCGAACAGGGCAGCAAATCCTATCTCGGGCCGGAGGGTGACACGGGCTTTGTCGAACTGCTCGCCGCCATCGTCTTTGGGCCGCTCGCCGGGTCCGACCGGATCGCCGGGGTGCAGACGCCCGGCGGCACCGGCGCGCTGCGGCTGGGCGCCGACCTGATCGCCCGCGCCCGCCCCGGCGCCACCGTGTGGATCGGCGATCCGACCTGGCCCAATCATGCGCCGATCTTTCGCGAGGCCGGGCTGACGCTGGCGTCGCACCGTTTTCTGGATGGCGCCGGCGCGGTCGATTTCGATGCAATGCTGACCGATCTGGTCGCCGCGCAGGCCGGCGACGTGCTGCTGCTCCATGGCTGCTGCCATAATCCGACCGGCGTCGATTTCAGCGCCGACCAGTGGGCGGCGATCGCCGATCTGTGCGCGGCGCGCGGCCTGATCCCGTTCATCGACCTGGCCTATCAGGGGCTGGGCGACGGGCTGGAGGCGGACGCCGCTGCCACGCACCAGATGCTGGCCGCTGTGCCCGATGCGCTGGTCGCCTATAGCTGCGACAAGAATTTCGGCCTCTATCGCGAGCGGGTGGGCGCGCTGTGGGTGAAGGGGGCGAATGCCACGCTGACTGCGCTCGCCTTTTCCAACATCGTCGCGCTGGCGCGCGGCATCTGGTCGATGCCGCCCGATCATGGCGCGGCGATCGTGCGCACCATCCTGGAACGGCCGGCGATGCGCGCCGAATGGATGAGCGAGCTGGACCAGATGCGCACCCGCATCAATGCGCTGCGCGCTGCGCTGGCGGCGGCCCATCCGCAGCTTGCCGCCATTGCCGGCCAGCGCG
Encoded here:
- the phhA gene encoding phenylalanine 4-monooxygenase; translated protein: MVEELDPPTGAAADWTIPQAWDRYSAAEHAMWDTLFERQSAMLPDRVVPEFMAGLDILRINRPGIPNFEELSDRLMQATGWQVVAVPGLVPDRVFFEHLANRRFVAGRFIRTPEQIDYLQEPDIFHDVFGHVPLLANPVFADYMQAYGQGGLRAADLGAIERLARLYWYTVEFGLIRRPEGLRLYGAGIVSSYGESVFALDDPSPNRLGFDLRRLMRTRYRIDDYQQSYFVIDSFEDLLRQTVETDFAPLYAQLAGQPDFATDAIADTDIIYTRGTQAYARARASEVL
- a CDS encoding amino acid aminotransferase; translated protein: MTDTTLLAPAPGRSLFGALDRQAPDALLGLIAQYRADPRADKIDLGVGVYRDEVGATPVMRTVKAAEAVLLAEQGSKSYLGPEGDTGFVELLAAIVFGPLAGSDRIAGVQTPGGTGALRLGADLIARARPGATVWIGDPTWPNHAPIFREAGLTLASHRFLDGAGAVDFDAMLTDLVAAQAGDVLLLHGCCHNPTGVDFSADQWAAIADLCAARGLIPFIDLAYQGLGDGLEADAAATHQMLAAVPDALVAYSCDKNFGLYRERVGALWVKGANATLTALAFSNIVALARGIWSMPPDHGAAIVRTILERPAMRAEWMSELDQMRTRINALRAALAAAHPQLAAIAGQRGMFAMLPVTPAAVAAMRADHGIYMAGNGRINIAGLRLDTIPAFVAGLSPHLPSA